A region of Aliivibrio fischeri DNA encodes the following proteins:
- a CDS encoding uracil-xanthine permease family protein codes for MLYNLFQGFQMLFVAFGALVLVPLLTGLDPNVALFGAGVGTLLFQLVTRRSVPIFLASSFAFIAPIIYGTQTWGIPATMGGLMVAGLVYVALGAVIKVRGVAFIHKLLPPVVVGPVIMVIGLGLAPTAVNMALGKTGDGAYQLVDGQLAMWIAAASLFTTIAVSVFAKGFFKLLPIISGIIVGYSLSLIFGVVDFTPVHQAAWFALPNFTFPEFNINAILFMIPVAIAPAVEHVGDMLAISNVTGKDYLKKPGLHRTITGDGIATMAASFIGAPPNTTYSEVTGAVMLTKAFNPVIMTWAAVCAIVLALVGKLGAMLQTIPVPVMGGIMILLFGSIATVGLNTLIKNQVDLHKARNLTIVGVTLVFGIGGMAVGIGDFNLQGVSLCGIVAITLNLILPNDLGESHVVNNAQMEEDK; via the coding sequence ATGCTTTATAATTTATTTCAGGGATTTCAAATGCTATTTGTTGCATTTGGTGCACTTGTGCTTGTCCCCCTCCTTACTGGCCTAGATCCCAATGTTGCTCTATTTGGTGCTGGTGTCGGTACCCTACTCTTTCAATTAGTTACACGTCGTTCTGTTCCTATCTTCCTCGCTTCTTCCTTTGCTTTTATCGCTCCAATTATCTACGGAACCCAAACATGGGGGATCCCAGCTACAATGGGTGGCCTAATGGTTGCAGGTTTAGTTTATGTCGCTTTGGGCGCTGTAATTAAAGTAAGAGGTGTGGCTTTTATCCATAAGTTACTGCCACCAGTTGTTGTTGGCCCAGTTATTATGGTAATTGGTTTAGGATTAGCACCAACAGCTGTAAATATGGCACTAGGTAAAACAGGCGATGGTGCTTATCAACTTGTTGATGGTCAATTAGCGATGTGGATTGCTGCGGCTTCATTATTTACTACGATTGCCGTTAGTGTTTTTGCAAAAGGTTTCTTTAAGCTTCTTCCAATTATTTCAGGCATCATAGTTGGCTACTCTCTTAGCCTTATCTTTGGTGTTGTTGATTTTACCCCAGTTCATCAAGCCGCTTGGTTTGCACTACCAAACTTCACTTTCCCTGAGTTCAACATTAATGCGATTCTGTTTATGATCCCAGTTGCAATTGCACCTGCTGTTGAACACGTTGGTGACATGCTTGCAATTTCAAACGTGACAGGGAAAGATTACCTTAAAAAACCAGGGTTACACCGCACTATCACAGGCGACGGTATTGCAACAATGGCCGCTTCTTTCATTGGTGCGCCACCAAATACAACATACAGTGAAGTGACCGGCGCCGTAATGCTGACTAAAGCTTTTAACCCTGTAATCATGACATGGGCAGCTGTGTGCGCCATTGTTCTTGCGTTAGTTGGTAAATTAGGTGCAATGCTACAAACCATTCCAGTTCCTGTGATGGGTGGAATTATGATCTTATTATTTGGTTCTATTGCAACAGTAGGTCTAAATACGTTGATTAAAAACCAAGTTGACTTGCATAAGGCTCGTAACCTTACGATTGTTGGTGTAACGCTTGTTTTCGGTATTGGTGGTATGGCTGTAGGTATTGGTGACTTCAACCTTCAAGGTGTAAGTCTTTGCGGTATCGTTGCTATTACTCTGAATTTAATTCTTCCAAATGACTTAGGTGAAAGCCACGTTGTTAATAATGCACAAATGGAAGAAGATAAATAG
- the upp gene encoding uracil phosphoribosyltransferase: protein MKVVEVKHPLIKHKIGLMREGEISTKRFRELATEVGSLLTYEATSDFETEKVTINGWNGPVEVDQIKGKKVTVVPILRAGLGMMDGVLEHIPSARISVVGIYRDEETLEPVPYFNKLASNIDERIALVVDPMLATGGSMIATLDLLKEKGCKHFKVLVLVAAPEGIEALEKAHPDVELYTAAIDEKLNDKGYIVPGLGDAGDKIFGTK, encoded by the coding sequence ATGAAAGTTGTTGAAGTAAAACACCCGCTAATAAAACATAAAATTGGTTTAATGCGCGAAGGCGAGATCAGTACTAAACGTTTTCGTGAATTAGCAACGGAAGTAGGTAGCCTACTTACTTATGAAGCAACATCAGATTTTGAAACAGAAAAAGTAACTATCAACGGCTGGAATGGCCCTGTTGAAGTTGACCAAATTAAAGGTAAAAAAGTAACTGTTGTTCCAATTCTTCGTGCTGGTCTTGGTATGATGGATGGCGTTCTTGAGCATATCCCAAGCGCACGTATCAGTGTTGTTGGTATTTACCGTGACGAAGAAACACTAGAACCTGTACCATACTTCAACAAATTGGCTTCTAACATCGATGAGCGTATTGCTCTTGTTGTTGACCCAATGTTAGCAACTGGCGGTTCTATGATTGCAACTCTGGATCTTCTTAAAGAGAAAGGTTGTAAGCACTTTAAAGTTCTTGTGCTTGTTGCTGCTCCAGAAGGTATTGAAGCATTAGAAAAAGCGCACCCAGATGTAGAGCTTTACACAGCAGCTATTGATGAGAAGCTAAATGACAAAGGTTACATCGTACCTGGTCTAGGCGATGCTGGTGATAAGATCTTCGGTACTAAATAA
- the purM gene encoding phosphoribosylformylglycinamidine cyclo-ligase → MSDNKTSLSYKDAGVDIDAGNALVDRIKGVVKRTRRPEVMGGIGGFGALCELPTKYKQPLLVSGTDGVGTKLRLALDLNKHDTIGIDLVAMCVNDLIVQGAEPLFFLDYYATGKLDVDVAAEVVTGIGEGCIQAGCALIGGETAEMPGMYEGEDYDVAGFCVGVVEKEDVIDGTKVAAGDALIAVGSSGPHSNGYSLIRKILEVSNADLNEELNGKTIAAHLIEPTKIYIKSALKMIAEHDIHAISHITGGGFWENIPRVLPQGTKAVVDGNSWEWPAIFNWLQEKGNVDTYEMYRTFNCGVGLVVALPKDQAEQAVALLNAEGENAWVIGEIAAAEQGEEQVEIR, encoded by the coding sequence GTGAGCGACAACAAAACTTCTCTTAGCTACAAAGATGCTGGCGTAGACATTGATGCTGGTAATGCACTTGTTGATCGAATTAAAGGCGTAGTAAAACGCACTCGTCGTCCAGAAGTAATGGGCGGCATTGGTGGTTTTGGTGCGTTATGTGAACTTCCGACGAAATACAAGCAACCACTTTTAGTTTCTGGTACCGATGGCGTAGGTACAAAACTTCGTCTAGCGCTCGATTTAAATAAGCACGATACCATTGGTATTGACTTAGTTGCGATGTGTGTAAATGACCTAATTGTTCAAGGTGCTGAGCCACTTTTCTTCCTTGATTACTATGCAACAGGCAAACTTGATGTTGATGTTGCTGCTGAAGTAGTTACAGGCATTGGTGAAGGCTGTATTCAAGCTGGTTGTGCATTGATTGGTGGTGAAACCGCTGAAATGCCAGGTATGTATGAAGGCGAAGATTACGATGTTGCAGGCTTCTGTGTTGGTGTTGTAGAAAAAGAAGACGTTATTGACGGAACTAAAGTTGCCGCTGGTGACGCTCTTATCGCTGTAGGTTCAAGTGGCCCACACTCAAACGGTTACTCATTAATTCGTAAGATCCTTGAAGTATCAAATGCTGATCTTAACGAAGAGTTAAATGGCAAAACTATTGCTGCTCACCTAATTGAGCCAACGAAAATCTATATTAAATCAGCGCTTAAGATGATTGCTGAGCATGATATTCATGCTATCTCACACATCACTGGCGGTGGTTTCTGGGAAAATATTCCACGCGTTTTACCACAAGGCACAAAAGCTGTCGTAGATGGTAACAGCTGGGAATGGCCTGCTATTTTCAACTGGTTACAAGAAAAAGGTAACGTTGATACCTACGAAATGTACCGCACTTTCAACTGTGGTGTAGGTCTTGTTGTTGCACTTCCAAAAGATCAAGCAGAACAAGCGGTTGCTTTATTAAATGCTGAAGGTGAAAACGCTTGGGTTATCGGCGAAATTGCAGCAGCAGAGCAAGGCGAAGAACAAGTAGAGATCCGTTAA
- the purN gene encoding phosphoribosylglycinamide formyltransferase has protein sequence MKNIVVLVSGNGSNLQAFIDACGNKIPNARIAAVISNKSDAYGLQRAIDADINVHSLNAKTYDSRELYDDALATLIDLHKPDVIILAGFMRILSEAFVTRYQGKMLNIHPSLLPKYTGLHTHQRAIDAGDKEHGTSVHFVTPELDGGPVILQAKVPIFENDNAEDVASRVQAQEHVIYPMVANWLVEERLTMVDGKAILDGTELGLSGLETE, from the coding sequence ATGAAGAATATTGTTGTTTTAGTTTCAGGTAATGGCAGCAACTTACAAGCCTTTATTGATGCTTGTGGCAATAAAATCCCTAATGCACGTATCGCTGCTGTTATTTCTAACAAAAGTGACGCTTACGGATTACAGAGAGCCATTGATGCTGATATTAATGTGCATTCTTTAAATGCCAAAACATATGATAGTCGTGAGCTATATGATGATGCTCTAGCTACTCTAATCGACCTCCACAAACCCGATGTCATTATCCTTGCTGGATTCATGCGAATTTTAAGTGAAGCATTTGTCACTCGATACCAAGGAAAAATGCTCAATATCCACCCTTCTCTTTTGCCAAAATACACAGGATTACATACTCATCAACGTGCTATTGATGCTGGAGATAAAGAGCATGGAACAAGTGTGCATTTTGTCACTCCAGAATTAGATGGTGGACCTGTTATCCTTCAAGCTAAAGTTCCTATCTTTGAAAACGATAATGCAGAAGATGTAGCATCTCGTGTACAAGCCCAAGAACATGTCATTTACCCTATGGTAGCGAATTGGTTGGTAGAAGAAAGATTAACCATGGTCGATGGGAAAGCGATTCTTGATGGTACCGAATTAGGTCTATCCGGTTTAGAGACAGAATAG
- a CDS encoding class II glutamine amidotransferase: MCELLGMSANVPTDICFSFKGLVQRGGNTGPHRDGWGITFYEGKGFRTFKDPTPSCHSKIAELVQDYPIKSKAVVSHIRQANRGDVNLENTHPFTRELWGKYWTFAHNGQLTGFDQLSTGRFRPVGETDSERAFCWLLNQLEDKYPEPPQDMMLMFEFVSECSDHLRSLGVFNMLLSDGEYVMTYCSNNLHWITRRAPFGQASLIDEDVTIDFHKETTPNDVVSIIATQPLTDNEEWRKMKVGEYALFHFGELSAGNHDTVPDMAPPPSECPVNSAL, encoded by the coding sequence ATGTGTGAACTGCTCGGAATGAGTGCTAATGTACCAACAGATATTTGTTTTAGTTTTAAAGGATTAGTTCAGCGTGGTGGTAATACAGGACCACACCGTGATGGTTGGGGAATTACTTTTTATGAAGGGAAAGGATTTCGTACATTTAAAGACCCTACGCCAAGTTGTCATTCAAAAATAGCTGAACTTGTTCAAGATTACCCTATTAAGAGTAAAGCGGTAGTCAGTCACATTAGGCAAGCGAACCGAGGTGATGTAAACCTTGAAAATACACACCCTTTTACTCGTGAGTTATGGGGGAAGTATTGGACGTTTGCTCACAATGGTCAGCTAACGGGGTTCGACCAATTATCTACAGGACGTTTTCGACCTGTTGGTGAGACAGACAGTGAACGTGCTTTTTGTTGGTTATTAAATCAATTAGAAGATAAGTATCCTGAACCTCCTCAAGATATGATGCTGATGTTTGAGTTTGTTTCTGAGTGTAGTGATCATTTAAGAAGCTTAGGGGTATTCAATATGCTATTAAGTGATGGTGAGTATGTGATGACTTACTGTTCAAATAATTTGCATTGGATAACTCGAAGAGCACCTTTCGGTCAAGCCTCCTTAATTGATGAAGACGTAACGATTGATTTTCATAAAGAGACAACCCCAAACGATGTTGTTTCGATTATAGCTACGCAACCTCTGACGGATAATGAAGAGTGGCGTAAAATGAAAGTCGGTGAGTATGCGTTGTTTCACTTTGGAGAGCTAAGTGCAGGAAACCACGATACGGTTCCTGATATGGCACCACCTCCATCTGAGTGTCCAGTAAATAGTGCTCTTTAG
- the lpcA gene encoding D-sedoheptulose 7-phosphate isomerase: MSYQDLIRSELTEAAQVLNDFLADDKNIAQIELAAKTIADSFKQGGKVLSCGNGGSHCDAMHFAEELTGRYRENRPGYPGIAISDPSHLSCVSNDFGYDHVFSRYTQAVGSKGDVLFGLSTSGNSGNIIKAIEAAKEKGMKTIALTGKDGGKMAGLADVEIRVPHFGYADRIQEIHIKIIHIVIQLIEKEMEA; the protein is encoded by the coding sequence ATGTCTTATCAAGATCTGATCCGTTCTGAATTAACAGAAGCCGCTCAAGTACTGAATGACTTTTTAGCTGATGATAAAAACATTGCTCAAATTGAGCTAGCTGCTAAAACGATTGCTGATTCATTTAAACAAGGTGGTAAAGTACTGTCTTGTGGTAATGGTGGTTCACACTGTGATGCAATGCACTTTGCTGAAGAGTTAACAGGTCGCTACCGTGAAAATCGCCCAGGATACCCTGGTATTGCGATTTCAGATCCTAGCCATTTATCTTGTGTAAGTAATGACTTTGGCTATGACCATGTCTTTTCTCGTTATACACAAGCGGTTGGTTCAAAAGGTGATGTATTGTTTGGTTTATCTACATCAGGTAACTCAGGCAATATTATTAAAGCAATTGAAGCCGCAAAAGAAAAAGGCATGAAGACAATTGCATTAACGGGTAAAGATGGCGGTAAAATGGCGGGTCTTGCGGATGTTGAAATCCGTGTACCACATTTTGGTTACGCAGATCGTATTCAAGAGATTCACATTAAAATTATCCACATTGTGATTCAATTGATTGAAAAAGAGATGGAAGCATAA
- the fadE gene encoding acyl-CoA dehydrogenase FadE translates to MALTLLATVIALAALSYHRQSLKTSTLVIAGILAISSGLGYAGFISWAVFLLVSVPLNIPSIRQSLFSNKALSLFKGVMPEMSQTEKDAIEAGTVWWEAELFKGNPDWKFLHGIPKNTLSDEEQAFMDGPVTEVCRMVNDYEVTHELADLPPEVWQYLKDHKFFAMIIKKKYGGLEFSAYAQSCVLQKLTSVSGVLSITVGVPNSLGPGELLQHYGTEEQKNYYLPRLAEGKEIPCFALTSPEAGSDAGSIPDYGVVTKGMWEGEEVVGMRITWNKRYITLAPVATVLGLAFKLQDPDGLLGDKKDLGITCALIPTDLDGVKIGRRHFPLNVPFQNGPTQGNDLFVPLDYIIGGEKMAGHGWRMLVECLSVGRGITLPSNATGGAKTAALATGAYARIRRQFKLPIGKMEGIEEPLARMAGNAYMMDAASNLTVAGIVQGEKPSVISAIVKYHCTHRAQRVAIDGMDISGGKGICLGNSNFLARGYQGSPIAVTVEGANILTRSMIIYGQGAIRCHPYVLAEMDAAYLDDKKASLEQFDSAVFGHIGFGISNFVRSFWLGLTDGYGSKTPFNDETKRYYQQVNRYSTNLALLSDISMAVLGGSLKRRERMSARLGDVLSQLYLTTSTLKRFDDDGRQKEDLALVHWSVQDSLHQAEQAIDGLLFNFPNRFVAGAMRFILLPTGLRRQKPSDKLDHKLARILQEPSGVRSRIGRGLFLEASRFNPVGKMEEALIDILTAEPIYDRVCKESKQRLPFMQLDRVAKVGLELNIISDKEALLLRKAEKSRLATINVDDFDPSELIVKPQNHSVEHSKIA, encoded by the coding sequence ATGGCCCTGACACTATTAGCAACAGTAATTGCACTTGCTGCATTAAGCTATCATCGACAATCTTTGAAAACCTCAACCTTGGTTATTGCAGGTATTCTTGCCATTAGCTCTGGGTTAGGTTACGCAGGTTTTATTTCTTGGGCTGTCTTTTTACTGGTTTCAGTTCCCCTAAATATTCCTTCAATTCGACAATCTCTATTCAGTAATAAAGCACTTTCTCTATTCAAAGGCGTTATGCCGGAGATGTCACAAACCGAAAAAGATGCGATTGAAGCCGGTACAGTTTGGTGGGAAGCCGAATTATTTAAAGGTAACCCTGATTGGAAATTTCTTCATGGTATCCCTAAAAATACGCTATCAGATGAAGAACAAGCTTTTATGGATGGTCCAGTAACAGAAGTGTGTCGTATGGTTAATGACTATGAAGTCACCCATGAGCTTGCCGATCTTCCACCAGAAGTATGGCAATACCTAAAAGATCATAAATTCTTTGCTATGATCATTAAAAAGAAATATGGCGGCTTAGAATTTTCTGCTTACGCTCAGTCTTGCGTACTTCAAAAATTAACTAGCGTATCTGGCGTACTCTCTATCACTGTCGGTGTTCCTAATTCATTAGGTCCTGGTGAGTTATTACAACATTACGGTACAGAGGAACAAAAAAACTATTATTTACCTCGCTTAGCTGAAGGCAAAGAGATCCCATGTTTTGCACTAACAAGTCCAGAAGCTGGTTCTGATGCTGGCTCGATTCCTGACTATGGTGTTGTGACTAAAGGCATGTGGGAAGGTGAAGAAGTCGTAGGTATGCGTATTACTTGGAACAAACGCTATATCACACTCGCCCCTGTCGCTACCGTTTTAGGTTTAGCTTTCAAACTTCAAGATCCAGATGGTTTACTTGGTGATAAAAAAGATCTTGGTATTACTTGTGCTCTTATCCCGACGGATTTAGATGGTGTTAAAATTGGCCGTCGTCATTTCCCATTAAACGTACCATTCCAAAATGGTCCAACTCAAGGTAACGATCTATTTGTTCCGCTGGATTACATTATTGGTGGAGAAAAAATGGCAGGACATGGCTGGCGTATGCTAGTGGAATGCTTGTCGGTTGGTCGTGGTATTACACTGCCATCTAATGCCACAGGTGGAGCGAAAACAGCAGCACTTGCAACAGGTGCTTACGCTCGCATTCGTCGTCAATTTAAGCTTCCTATTGGTAAAATGGAAGGTATTGAAGAACCATTAGCACGTATGGCAGGTAATGCTTATATGATGGACGCTGCGAGTAACTTAACCGTTGCAGGTATTGTTCAAGGCGAAAAACCATCTGTTATCTCTGCAATTGTGAAATACCACTGTACACATCGAGCTCAGCGTGTCGCTATTGATGGAATGGATATTTCAGGTGGTAAAGGGATCTGTTTAGGTAATTCCAACTTCTTAGCTCGAGGCTATCAAGGTTCACCGATCGCTGTCACTGTTGAGGGAGCAAACATTCTTACTCGTTCAATGATCATTTATGGCCAAGGAGCTATTCGTTGTCACCCTTATGTACTTGCTGAAATGGATGCCGCTTATCTTGATGATAAAAAAGCATCATTAGAACAATTCGATTCCGCAGTCTTTGGACATATTGGTTTTGGTATCAGTAATTTCGTTCGCAGTTTCTGGCTTGGCTTAACGGATGGTTATGGCTCGAAAACACCATTTAATGATGAAACTAAACGTTATTACCAACAAGTAAACCGATACAGTACAAACCTTGCTTTACTGTCTGATATTTCAATGGCTGTATTAGGAGGAAGTTTAAAACGTCGTGAACGTATGTCTGCACGTCTTGGGGATGTATTAAGTCAACTTTATTTAACAACATCAACATTAAAACGTTTTGATGATGATGGTCGTCAAAAAGAAGATTTAGCTCTGGTTCATTGGAGTGTTCAAGATTCTCTGCATCAAGCAGAACAAGCGATTGATGGATTACTGTTTAACTTTCCAAATCGATTTGTTGCTGGTGCGATGCGCTTTATTCTATTACCAACCGGGCTTCGTCGTCAGAAACCAAGTGACAAACTTGACCATAAATTAGCGCGTATTCTTCAAGAACCGTCAGGCGTTCGTAGTCGAATTGGTCGAGGGTTATTCTTGGAAGCAAGTCGCTTTAACCCTGTAGGAAAAATGGAAGAAGCATTAATTGATATTTTAACTGCTGAACCAATTTATGACCGCGTATGCAAAGAGTCTAAGCAACGTTTACCATTTATGCAGCTTGATCGCGTGGCGAAAGTTGGATTAGAACTCAATATAATTTCTGATAAAGAAGCGCTGTTATTACGTAAAGCAGAGAAAAGTCGATTAGCAACCATCAACGTTGATGATTTTGACCCAAGCGAACTTATCGTAAAACCACAAAACCACAGTGTTGAGCACAGTAAAATTGCATAA
- a CDS encoding TIGR03503 family protein, whose translation MWRLLIIALFVPMVSWAKSTEMSWLDNRFRVDPTIKQVSFLVYREKASQAVTLVRPDGTKYYAWEHPKNVAWYEENGMDIISIENPMPGPWQAIGKITPENKVKILSNLTLSVDTLPKKLYQSETLKFTARLEQDGKPLVLRDFLNRIKLNVTFTPYLANEKELVKEARPLPEVLGTFEDDGEGLDEVAGDGVFTVNLPVNIKPGKYWVRIQSRNGVFLRTVEQDVLVYPAPIRASFTQARNENRKHTMTIDTEAGAIKAGSLAAHIEQVDPKERVTITQAQSEKDETKLYFDLPNSYLPGKNSWFGWVYATDMATDRPLQFNLGTHNYGVTEPIDLKAAHEARLKAAAEKKKLEEQQRIIEERAEARKWLWIYVVAGNLLIIMLIFAGILAWKKIKVTKAVKDAAPKAEKLSMPPPPKV comes from the coding sequence ATGTGGCGGTTATTGATAATTGCACTTTTTGTCCCTATGGTTTCTTGGGCGAAAAGTACGGAGATGTCTTGGTTGGATAACCGTTTTCGTGTTGATCCTACGATTAAACAAGTTTCTTTTTTAGTTTATCGTGAGAAAGCATCTCAAGCTGTCACACTTGTTCGCCCTGATGGCACCAAATATTACGCTTGGGAACATCCTAAGAATGTCGCTTGGTATGAAGAAAATGGCATGGATATTATTTCCATTGAAAATCCAATGCCTGGGCCATGGCAAGCAATAGGTAAGATCACTCCTGAAAATAAAGTGAAGATTTTATCTAACTTAACGTTAAGCGTTGATACCTTACCAAAGAAATTGTATCAATCTGAAACGCTCAAGTTTACTGCACGTTTAGAGCAAGATGGAAAGCCATTAGTTTTAAGAGATTTTTTAAATCGTATTAAATTAAATGTGACGTTTACGCCTTATCTTGCTAATGAAAAAGAGCTAGTAAAAGAAGCGCGCCCATTACCTGAAGTTCTAGGAACGTTTGAGGATGATGGTGAAGGGTTGGATGAGGTTGCTGGCGATGGTGTGTTTACGGTTAACTTACCAGTTAATATTAAACCAGGAAAATATTGGGTTCGCATTCAATCTCGTAACGGTGTTTTCTTAAGAACCGTTGAGCAAGATGTATTGGTATACCCTGCGCCTATTCGTGCAAGCTTTACGCAAGCACGTAATGAAAACCGTAAACATACCATGACTATAGATACGGAAGCTGGCGCAATAAAAGCAGGTTCACTTGCGGCTCATATTGAACAAGTTGATCCAAAAGAAAGAGTAACGATTACTCAAGCTCAGTCAGAAAAAGACGAAACTAAATTGTATTTTGATTTACCAAATAGTTATTTACCGGGTAAAAACTCATGGTTTGGATGGGTGTATGCAACGGATATGGCAACAGATAGACCATTGCAATTTAATTTAGGAACTCATAATTATGGTGTTACTGAACCAATTGATTTAAAAGCTGCACATGAAGCGAGACTAAAAGCAGCCGCTGAGAAGAAAAAACTTGAAGAGCAGCAAAGAATAATAGAAGAGCGAGCAGAGGCTCGTAAGTGGCTCTGGATTTATGTTGTTGCCGGTAATTTATTGATTATAATGCTTATTTTTGCCGGGATTTTAGCTTGGAAAAAAATCAAGGTAACAAAAGCGGTAAAAGATGCAGCGCCAAAAGCAGAAAAGTTATCTATGCCACCGCCGCCAAAAGTATAA
- the dnaQ gene encoding DNA polymerase III subunit epsilon, with amino-acid sequence MNASNNSSNRIIVLDTETTGMNFSGGPVYEGHRIVEIGAVEIINRKLTGNHFHVYIKPDRLIDLEAIDVHGITDEFLYDKPEYKDIHDEFLEFIKGAELVAHNAPFDVGFMDYEFSKLNKLIGTTDQYCKITDTLAMAKKIFPGKRNNLDVLCERYGIDNSHRTLHGALLDAEILADVYLLMTGGQTSLSFSSGENSSDSDEETIKRLNSGRKGLKVLRATADELEAHEKRLDIVGDACLWRS; translated from the coding sequence ATGAATGCTAGCAACAATTCTTCGAATCGAATTATAGTTCTCGATACAGAAACCACAGGTATGAACTTCTCTGGTGGTCCTGTTTATGAAGGTCACCGTATCGTTGAGATCGGTGCCGTAGAGATCATTAACCGTAAATTAACCGGTAATCACTTCCATGTGTACATTAAGCCAGATCGATTAATCGATTTAGAAGCGATTGATGTTCACGGTATTACTGATGAATTCCTATATGATAAACCTGAATATAAAGACATCCATGATGAATTCCTTGAGTTCATTAAAGGGGCTGAGTTAGTTGCTCATAACGCGCCCTTCGATGTTGGCTTTATGGATTATGAATTCAGTAAACTCAATAAGTTAATTGGTACCACGGATCAGTATTGTAAAATTACCGATACCTTGGCCATGGCGAAAAAGATATTTCCAGGTAAACGTAATAACCTAGATGTCTTGTGTGAACGCTATGGTATTGATAACTCACACCGTACTCTCCACGGCGCCTTGCTCGATGCCGAGATCCTAGCTGATGTTTACCTGTTAATGACTGGCGGGCAGACAAGTTTGAGTTTTTCATCTGGAGAAAATTCATCTGATTCAGACGAAGAAACCATTAAAAGACTGAATTCAGGTAGAAAAGGATTAAAGGTTTTACGTGCAACGGCCGATGAATTAGAAGCGCATGAAAAGCGTTTGGATATTGTTGGTGATGCCTGTTTGTGGCGTAGTTAG
- the rnhA gene encoding ribonuclease HI, translating to MITEIMKQVEIFTDGSCLGNPGPGGYGIVMRYKGTEKTFSEGFNKTTNNRMEMLAAVIALRNLKEPCSVILTTDSQYVRQGITQWIHGWKKRDWKKADKKPVVNADLWKQLDAESERHKIDWRWVKGHAGHRENEMCDELARTAAENPTQDDTGYPG from the coding sequence ATGATAACAGAGATAATGAAACAGGTTGAAATTTTCACAGATGGTTCTTGTTTAGGTAACCCAGGTCCAGGCGGTTATGGCATTGTAATGCGCTATAAAGGGACAGAAAAAACATTTTCAGAAGGGTTTAATAAAACCACTAACAACCGTATGGAAATGCTAGCAGCAGTGATAGCTCTACGTAACCTAAAGGAGCCATGCTCTGTCATATTAACAACAGACAGCCAGTATGTTCGTCAAGGCATCACTCAATGGATCCACGGTTGGAAAAAAAGAGATTGGAAAAAAGCAGATAAAAAGCCAGTAGTCAATGCCGATCTTTGGAAACAGTTAGATGCTGAATCTGAACGCCACAAAATTGATTGGCGCTGGGTAAAAGGTCACGCAGGTCATCGAGAGAACGAGATGTGTGATGAATTAGCAAGAACAGCAGCCGAAAACCCGACTCAAGATGATACGGGTTACCCTGGTTAA
- a CDS encoding methyltransferase domain-containing protein, producing MKPALLDKKIEKPHSWEDIPHGEWICELIQSRLDEWCPKLFGYHMLKIGGLSAELDSRFCNIKHQVNLDNKNSLRNITAELPQLPFLEKSIDACVLAHQLDYSSDPHQLLREIDRVLIGDGYVILTGFNPMSAIGLASLFPWRKNNLPWSGRMFTPHRIKDWLSVLNFEVVYSDCFALAPLTRYRTMWTWFEGLGGDAVKPISGIYFIVARKRTYPLRPIKSAWKKKPKLAPISVAQTRQGKMKSD from the coding sequence ATTAAGCCAGCACTGCTTGATAAAAAAATTGAAAAACCACATTCATGGGAAGATATCCCTCATGGTGAGTGGATTTGTGAGCTTATTCAATCACGTTTGGATGAGTGGTGTCCCAAACTATTCGGTTACCATATGCTCAAAATTGGTGGACTAAGTGCTGAGTTAGATAGTCGCTTTTGTAATATTAAACACCAAGTTAACCTAGATAACAAAAATTCGCTAAGAAATATTACTGCAGAATTGCCTCAATTACCGTTTCTTGAAAAAAGTATAGACGCTTGTGTATTAGCTCATCAGTTAGATTACTCATCAGACCCTCATCAATTACTCAGAGAAATAGATCGAGTGCTTATTGGTGACGGTTATGTCATCTTGACGGGTTTTAACCCTATGAGTGCTATTGGGCTTGCGAGTTTGTTTCCATGGCGTAAAAATAATTTACCTTGGAGTGGACGTATGTTTACTCCTCACCGAATTAAAGATTGGTTGAGCGTATTGAATTTTGAAGTGGTGTACAGTGATTGTTTTGCTTTAGCTCCACTGACTCGTTATCGCACGATGTGGACATGGTTTGAAGGGCTAGGTGGTGATGCTGTTAAGCCTATTAGTGGTATTTATTTTATTGTTGCGAGAAAACGAACGTATCCATTAAGACCAATAAAATCGGCTTGGAAAAAGAAGCCAAAGTTGGCTCCTATTTCTGTTGCTCAAACCCGCCAAGGAAAAATGAAATCTGATTAA